A genome region from Nocardiopsis exhalans includes the following:
- a CDS encoding HEPN domain-containing protein, whose translation MSNILKRHGVQTRQNQLTDGQVDEAARLYEQGWSLTSDRTEAWNTPDHGAEASAGARFVDRRYFSGRFGLRGVRFEAMDINHTEHKTIQTWIESIANQTNGPTCARDAVQAFHESPKWNEARQAIYNIAPPSRRPDLYQEKEGKFEISDHAIFFDTGLANFATNPGQQPDYPTIAREFIHYLAIDTPSGESWLLLNIAMPTGTRIRIGDYKLFSPNQVDLRKIHPVPSIHQHLWSHQKIDTDTLDGAAFLTQEHAPTEPSRIYLLMHQQPEILSWKPLITLALWHREVVHLDAQYTVFPGRAIHTLHDNITLEPKFYGNEGEFETEIYPTGTFTISNQDVEPLAAFCEEILSMVNTILQAGSEGKKKDSKRAKRMQRSAEHLALAAQLTYGDGDTFDELYEQTLLHYVIAMEALLADEENLDLSRKVAQRASALHMTDETRMKVYAWVRKAYNARSKYVHGDLTDKRDPELPILRQVALSVFLRWLIIQSDLKPSERDKFHQFIDESTMSEQTRDCKILQPLTRFFGSYQRKRQPRDFSQENDK comes from the coding sequence GTGAGCAACATTCTCAAGCGCCATGGTGTGCAGACGCGGCAGAACCAGCTTACCGATGGGCAGGTGGACGAGGCGGCGCGGCTTTACGAACAGGGGTGGTCGCTGACGAGCGATCGCACAGAAGCTTGGAACACACCAGACCACGGTGCGGAAGCGTCTGCGGGAGCGAGATTCGTAGACCGCAGGTATTTTTCAGGCCGCTTCGGCCTCCGTGGTGTACGATTTGAAGCCATGGATATTAATCACACCGAGCATAAAACTATCCAAACCTGGATCGAGAGCATCGCTAATCAAACCAACGGCCCCACATGCGCACGTGACGCAGTCCAGGCATTCCACGAAAGCCCAAAGTGGAATGAGGCGAGGCAGGCCATCTACAACATAGCCCCACCCAGCCGACGCCCAGACTTGTATCAGGAAAAAGAGGGGAAGTTCGAAATATCCGATCATGCCATTTTCTTTGACACAGGACTCGCTAATTTTGCAACCAACCCTGGACAACAGCCCGACTATCCAACCATAGCAAGGGAGTTTATCCACTACCTTGCCATCGACACCCCCAGCGGAGAGTCATGGCTCCTACTTAACATTGCAATGCCTACTGGAACAAGGATCAGAATCGGGGATTACAAACTCTTCAGTCCAAATCAAGTTGACTTGAGGAAAATTCACCCAGTTCCAAGTATTCACCAACACCTATGGAGCCACCAAAAGATAGATACGGACACCTTGGATGGGGCAGCTTTTTTGACACAGGAGCACGCTCCAACTGAACCTTCGCGCATATATCTTCTAATGCATCAACAGCCAGAAATACTTTCTTGGAAGCCACTCATCACCCTCGCCCTTTGGCACAGAGAGGTAGTACATCTCGATGCACAATACACCGTGTTTCCAGGTCGAGCTATCCACACTCTCCATGACAACATCACTCTTGAACCTAAATTCTATGGGAATGAAGGAGAGTTCGAGACAGAGATCTACCCAACTGGAACATTCACGATATCCAATCAAGATGTCGAACCTCTGGCTGCTTTTTGCGAAGAGATTCTGTCTATGGTCAACACAATTTTGCAAGCTGGTAGCGAAGGGAAAAAGAAAGACTCGAAGCGCGCCAAGCGGATGCAGCGTTCAGCTGAGCATTTGGCGCTAGCAGCCCAGCTGACCTACGGTGATGGCGACACGTTTGACGAGCTCTACGAACAGACCTTGCTACATTATGTCATTGCCATGGAAGCACTGCTTGCGGATGAGGAAAACCTAGATCTAAGCCGAAAAGTCGCACAGCGTGCATCGGCTCTCCACATGACCGACGAGACACGCATGAAAGTCTATGCGTGGGTCCGAAAGGCATACAACGCACGATCAAAGTATGTCCACGGGGATCTCACGGACAAGAGAGATCCGGAACTTCCCATCCTTCGACAAGTTGCTCTTTCCGTGTTCCTTCGCTGGCTCATAATCCAGTCCGACCTCAAGCCAAGCGAACGAGATAAGTTCCATCAATTCATCGACGAGTCAACCATGTCTGAGCAGACTCGCGATTGCAAAATCTTGCAACCACTAACTCGCTTCTTTGGAAGCTATCAAAGAAAACGCCAACCCCGGGACTTCAGCCAAGAAAATGACAAATGA